TGGACAGCTGAGATTAATAGTTTGGATGGATTTCTATGAAATTCAACACtcacattcatgtttccctAAGAATGAAtagtaataactttggtgatccctgtTGACGTTACTAAAGCTAGAGGAAacgccaccatcaggtcaaaatttaaatgtCCAATACTtaagtttatgaccaaatatctgcaaaattgatgacattcccatcagcctcatttgtactttttgtttaatgctaattataAACAGCAGCACATTAGCATTGTCATTTTGACCATTTTAGCATATtggtgttagcatttagctcaaagcaccactgtagTACAACCTCTCAGAGCTGCTAGCAAAAAAATTCCAAATCATTAAGTAGTATCACTTAATTTCCCCAGTTCAGCACTATTCTAGTGTAACAGAGTCAATCATACAGCAGTAATATGCAGAATtgtaattacacaaaatctTTAAATAGTTATAACCTGACGTGCTACTCCTCCAGGGTCAATATGTGGAATGTTTGAGTCTCAGTTTCTGTACCCCgacgtcccccccccccctataAATGATGTCTCTCGCCTTTACGTCTCCCCTTTTTTTATTGTACTCCATGGGAGAGGTAAGCGACATTGTGGTCTTCCTGTTATGGTTGTAAGTTTATTTGTTAGTTTAAACTTATTGTGCAGTATGCTAACACATTTCTATGTCATTTAATGTGTGTAGGAGCTCAAGTTAGACGTCACCATTGACCGGAGGATTTTGTTATTTACTTCTGTCATCAggtatgttttctttgttttaatgtgttggTTGCAACACCAGTTTTTTATTGTTCTCTTGTTCTTTGTCAAAACACAACGCACACAACGTTAGATACCACCGGTTACACTAGTATGACCAAACATTCTTACCTTTGACATAAGCTGAACACTGGACCGTCTGTCTGCCCAGCTGCAGCTCCAGACCCGTCACTGAACTGGTCCCACCACATGGTGGGCTGTCCTGACTGGGCACCAgtctgataacacacacacacacacacacacacaaaagagacacacaaaacaatattttcaataGTTCAAAGACAAGAACATTTTGgaacatttaatttgatttatccCAGAAATAGATTTATTCATTATATGTCACTCTGTGATGAACTGCATTAGGTTTCTATTAAAACGACAATCAAAAGTTTGTGCAGCTGGGATTTCAAATTAACTAGGATTTTAAAGACAAACAGTACAGAAACTTCAGCAGCTTTTACTATTTACCCGTTACCTTCAGATCTGATTTGAAATTAAGATGAGAACAAAATGTCACATCcttttgatacttttattaAGCCAGTGCACAGCCTCTGATCTTCAGGCGGAgctttttcagtcattttgaagtCTTAATGTTAGGATGAAGGTGATATCGAGGCTCCTATGATCTACACCAACCTGCCTCAAAAAGCTTATAGGCTGTCATTATTAAATCTCACCTCAAAGATTCATTTTTAACAAATTCTTTTACTGTTGAATTGTCTTTATCCTCTATTGTTATCGCTTTATCAGGCTTCCTCTTggttttacttttactctttATTATTAGAGTGAAGTGTTTGCTTTTGATTGATCCGACTGTTAAAAACCGCTTTAAAAAGGTAGATATGCATTTGCTCGGTGTTTCTTACCCCAGCCTctggcagcaggaggaggagatgtggTTGTGTTGGCTGCCGGTGTTGATAGATGCCTTGACTTCAGTCTCGCAGCACTGTGTGGAAAACAGAGGGGGATTTTGGTGTCACAGTGTGAATTTTCACTTCAGTCTGGTCCCCCCCCCACATGCAAGGAAACAACTAGTCACAACAGCACATTAACGCAACTCTGTGGAGCCTTTGAAAACCACTGATCTCTTTTCTTTTGAACAAACCCATTCGGCTGCAGCATGATTGTGAAACTGCCAGATTGAAATATAAAGTCCGAGGCGAATATTTAATCAACTTTGcaccaacaaaacaaatctcCCATTGCTGCTGAAGTATTTCCAAGCCAGCACTTGGTTTTTTCGGAGcctaatgttattttgtgtttgtaacTTGATCTGTATTGATTCTGTGTTGAATCACTGGTCTTCTGTAAAGCGCTGCATGTGTTTGGTTGAGTAGTCTTACAGTTTATAATCAAGTTAAAAAATTAACCAACAAGGCCACTCTGTATGCTATTAAGGATCACATgagttgttttttattatttgctgATCTATTATGCACGTGTTGCTGGCTCCATTTCCTGACAAAATGCTGATTCTTGAgtctgctttgattttttttaccaacTTAATGATCTTGAATGCATCACCAGAGCATAAAATATTAACCAGGTCAGTCATATGTGAATATTAAACTCATAAGTCAGCCAAACTACTCTGAAAAGTACAAAATGAACActaagtcacatgattcattttacaaactTTGAACTAACAGTATAGCTGActtaacgattattttcatctttaaacGTTTTGGGAAAACGAGacttattaactttttttggcctacagtcagatgagaagattgattcAAGggtgatatcaatcttctcatctgactctcagcaagaaagcagaTAAGCGTATTTCCCACACTATTCcattaatctttgtttttttttctgatttttccaTCATCTAAGCTAGATTTTTACAGTGGCAAAACTAACAGGCGGCTTGTCCTAATTTCCTCTGACATTTCTCCTCTTCTGCATCTCACAGTTGCTCTGCTGCCTTCAGGGCACTTCATATCACAAAGACATGTTTCACGGGAAGCAAAGAAAAAGCCTATGGTGCAGCAGATTGTAATGGTTTATGGGGACGGTCTGTAATGTCTGTAATGGCCTTTTCCTTTTCAACATCTTCTTGCTTAATGTCATGCAACTGGTCTACAAATGAGAGGACATATTtatgggggggaaaaaaatacagtaatggAAGAACGAGGAATACATTCAGAACATATGGTAGCTCTGCATGCATGTGAGATTAGCAGTATGCAGACACCACCCCCACACTGGTAAGTGTGCATCAGGCTGtgcatacattttatatttttccacTTACAGATGCAAATACATTCCAGCTACATTACCTTATGGTCTTTTATAGTTATTTTTGCATGGTTTTACTTTCAGACTGTCTGCAAACTGCAGTTCAGGAAACAGTTTTTGTGATCATTTAAGTCAAAATATTGGACCTTGACGAGCTACtaatactatatattatatagataCTATATGATTTTATAACCAAGCTTATACTGACTGAGTAGATTTTTgaaattgtaattaatttaacCACTCAAAATGAAATTACAATGCAATTTTAGATGGAGAATTGTACATCACAGGTGCAAGTCACAAATCAGCATTGATTTAACACCTGCACAATGACTCCAAACGACAAGAGGAGCTGTATTGGCACACAGGACCAGCGAAGCCCAGCGGCAGTGCATTTGAAAGAGGTAAAACATCCAATGCCCTCGCAGAGTCACATCTGCATCAAGCGCGCTCGTACGCcaagaagaggagaggacatGAATGCTCCTCTTCACCAAAGGGAGAGTTTTTACATCTTTACACTTCAAACTCTGACACTCAGAGGTCTGAACCAAGAATATGAGATAAAACATTTCTTGTAACTTCAAAAAGGAGGATTTTGTACAGTTAGATGTATTTTGGTTATAACTTCTTGTTGATAGCTCTCCATAGTCTCGACCATAACATAGATTTATTTCAGTGCATGTGTGGAGATTTCTAGTGATTTTTGTCATGTACGAtactttaatgttttctttcaagGGGTTTACAATTGTTTTTCTGTATGCTTTTGATATATTTGAgatatgttttgtatattttatatatctgTTGCATAATTGTCTCTGTATTCCTTAGCATTAATGATCTTTTGATTgagtttttatttacttaaatgtcatttgacaacttttttttcatcttataaaaaaaattaagagcATTATAGAAGTTATGGTGAGCcctttttatgtctgttttagTCAGAAATAGTTGCTTTATATTAAGAGATTCTCTAACATCTGAGGGTTTTACTGTCCAGCACCCAACCTGATTCCCAAGAACAATGTCTGTATATCTTTTTCCTTTCCGTCATCATTCATAAATCAATACCTTATCCACTTGACTCATGGACATTTCCCCCCCTTggaaataaacatgttcagtTTCCATGAGCCTTGTTTTGATCCCTCACACTCTGTACAGGCTGAGCTGAGCCCTCTTTGTCCTCACAGGCACACAGGCTTATCAGCAGCACCACAAACCTGCTCTTTTGTCTCAGTCCCGCCGGTGCAaaaatccctctctctctctctctctctctctctctctcttgttgaAGTTTAAAAATAGCTGCTGAATGAGTAACCGGGGAACACTTTGCATTTAATAAGTTGATGATAAAACCAAGCAAAGCACAATGAGTAATAGGTGAAAACGCTGAATCCACTAGAAAAGTCTTAAGTGGTCTACTGATTttaaatacatgcacacacacatacaggatcCACAGACGCTGCGCTGCGTACTTTAAACACCTCCGGGAGTAGGGATTCTTTTATATCGCTGTATTGATTTCTTGCAACGGATGAAAAGTGATTCGAGATGTTTATTGTCACTCCGGTTGTACAAGTACACTCGTGAAATTCTTTGGCTGGGAGGCTCCATTacagaaaacagtaaataaatatgtataaggcattaaatataaaaacagaatataaatagcAATAAAGGctataaaagcaataaaaagtaTACAaagcaataaatataaaaacagaatataagtAGCGATAAAAGGTATAACAGCAGTAAAATGTGCatatttaatcattaatcaGATGTTGCACAGATGGTTAGATTGcactttgtgtctgtgtgtgtggtgtggtgtgtttgtgtgggggTGGGTAATGACCCTCAGGTACTTCCTGAGGCACCACTGGGTGCACAGCTCCTGCAGGCTGGGCAGCTCACACCTGCTGATGTGCTGGGCAGTGTGCACCATCCTCCACAGCACCTTGGGGTCTGTGCTGGTACAGCTGCTGTACCAGGTGATGAAGCAACAGGCTCTCTAAGATGCCCCAGTAGAGGTGTCTGAGGATTTGGGGCCCATGTCAGGTCTTCATGGATGTCAACTCCCTGATATTTGAAATTGTTACCCTCGCCACCACTGTGCTATTAATGGTGACTCGGGGGTGAGTGCCCTCCCCCCTGTAATCCACAAAGACCTCTGTGGTCTTGGAGACGTTCAGGGAGAGGTGTTTGTCTTGGCACCACTGTTCCAGGATGGTCACCCCCTCCCTGAAGGTTGTGTCGTTGCCGCAGAAAATCAACCCCACAACTGCTGGTGTTTGTAGCCTTTGTCGGCACACAGTCGTGGGTGTAGAGGGAGTGCAGGAGGGGACGGAGGACACATCCCTGTGGTGCTCCCATGCTGAGAGTCAGCAGAGAAGAGGTGTGGTTGTCCACTCTCGCCACCTGGACGCGGTCCATCATCATTCAGGCCCAGATCCTTGAGCTTACTAACAAGCCTGGAGGGCACCATGGTGTTGAAACAGCTCTGTCCTTGGTGTCATGCCAATCTGCATTTCTGCCTAACTAGAATTCAAATTGCCAAAATATTACCTCTTTGGCCCGTGGACATAGTAggttatgtttttaattatatctaCTATCTACTTTGTTTGCTCTTGGTTAGATTTAATAGAgaatgaaacaatgaaagaaTACATGTTTTTTGCATGAAAAGGATGTCAAGTTATAAGACAGGCTATGGGACTGTAATTAATTATTACCGTAAACCCCATCGCAATCGCCCAGACCCCCCAAAAAAGTCTACCAACCAAAACCCCAAAGTATATAAAGATATAATGCAGAGAAAGTCTGCAAAGAGTGACTTGAAGAGTATTTTTGGGGGGTATTTCTGCATGATAAGTGACTAATCAATGATAAAGCTTGTTGTTGATTCATTTCAGTCAATTAAATAGTTGGTAGACTGtgaaaacacaagtaaacatcGATGGAAATTAGTTCAGGACAATTATTTCAATCCCTGACAAAATctgatatgttgtttttttaaaaaatatatatagcaGTGTTGTCAGTAAACCAAACACCAAATTTATCTTCTGTTTCTGCACCAACAAGCagatttctgtttaaaaaaaatgtatatgagAGCATCTAAAGAGAATagaaattatattatttaaactaaaattctcaCAGATGTGTGATGGGAATAACTTATCTtctgtttatttgatttaatcacttttttgtttttcctctgctgctagTCCTAGCAAGTACTCACTGTTTGATAGCTGAAAACATGAAGTATCACATGAGGTGCTGGCCTGACACTGAGGATGGACTGAATCATTACTTGACTATtctgtgtgacttttctgtatATATTAGTCACCGGAGTGTTGAGTgtgttgtgtgatgtgtgaCCACAGTGAGCATCTACATGTGAAACCAGGCAACCATAATGCTTAATGTGCAGCAAATAAAAGCGTAAATACTGAGTCACTGCATGCATAATGCTGCTGTTTTCTTCTGGGTTTTTCAGACCTGTCTCATTTAAAGTGGTTGTTTAAAATGCACCATAATCTGGCACTAAAACCCACAGTTTTGTCCAGAGAATAACCTGACATTTCTCTATAAATCACAGAGTAAGAGGTGAGGATTTAGAATTGAACATACCCTAAAGTCCTCCCATGTGGTTTAGGTGTGTTTAGGGTTAACTCCACTAGTTGCAGTCAAGGTTGGATTTAGGGTTATTtattaaccctaaccctaacccaaaataaatgtactttgaacatttttgtctttatttgatgGTAGCTacaagagctgcaacgattagtcgattagttgatcaacagaaaattaatcagcaactattttgatatttgtataATCATTTTGTtgagcaaaaataccaaacatttgttgGTTGCAGTTTCTtatttgtgaggatttgaaggttttctgtgtcatatatgatagcaaactgaacatctttggattttgaactgttgatcggacaaaacaagacatttgaaaacatcaccaTGGGATTTTGGGGGGGTTGAGCTAGAGGGGAAATAACATGCAACAAAGTTTCCCATCTGGATTTAAACAGGGGACATTGTGATTACATGGTATCTGTCTAAAGCTGTCAGCATGGACCCTGCCCCATCCCCTCTGCACTGTCTGCATTCACTGCTGCACTCTTGTACCTAAGGGAGTTTCCATTGCACTCCAACACTGTAGTACGCTCTGCGGAAAAATCTATAGCAATCCACTGGAGAGCCACCAGGAAGGTTGAGGAAAAAATCAGGCATCTTGGAATTCTTTTATGTCATAAGTGGATTCCTGCATACAAGGGACCCCTTCCTCTCCCTGTTTTTATTGTCAGCTCTTTAATGTCTAACAAAGGCATAAAATGCTTGTACTGACAGTTGTTTGCACATATTTTGACTAGTGAACCTCCAAATTGTCACCCATTTAGCTCAAAGCGTATCAAGAACTTGTTACCATGCAAGCTGGGCAAAAGAATATTGTACTGTGTAAACACCAGATGATTGACACCACAAATAGTTGGTGCGACCTCAAACTGTAATGGTCCCTGTGCTTAAGTCAAGCAGCAgttaccacagcttgaggctgaagtcaatgtggaagtaccttaaaatgCCATATCACCAACAGCTCATTCAAAAAACATCAACTTCTCTCCAGAAATACTAAATCAGTAAATTTTTTTCAAAGAGTCATTGTAGTCTCAAACGCTAAATTCGGGTCCTCTAATAAGTgagctggtggtcattttggaaattattgctccattaataagatttgaagacctataatagctttgatgtctgccgtgtgggtgttgattgacagttggctcacctgttCAAGGGGGCTTTAAGGGGACAACATGGGGTACAAGTGGGCAAAACTTGTGGGTCCCCATTGGTAGGGTTGTCTGTTGGTTACCACATGGGTTAAACATGGGTTTCAATAGGCTACTGCACACATTTTCCTCACgttttgtttcctccttttgtCCTGAGGCCCACACACCTTGCCCATTTCAAGCCCATGCAATTGTTACCCCTGTAACCTATATTCAATCCATTTTGGGCCCACGTGGACATGATAAGGTTGGATTTTTAGTCACTAAATGACTcagttgtctgtttttctgatCCAGTCAATCAGCCACCGGGCCCTGCCAAGCTTTTGTTGTGTTGTAAAAGGAGAATAAATGAAGTGTCGGCTATAAATGATGAGTCATAGGAGTAGAATGCTGCTGTCTTTGTATCCActcttgttttcagtttttatgcagTAGTAAGGTGTCAAAGCATTGAATGTGAGCGAGGAGAGACATTTTACACAGTGTGGTACCTTGCATTGAACAACCAGAGCTGTGAGGAGGGTCGAGCTCTCCGTGCCCTCGGTCttctcagctgtctgtctggcCCCGGCTTCACTGCTGTCGTCCTCCTCATCCGACCGTAAGCTCCTCTCGCTTTCCTCCAGagactctctctcctctgtggaGTCGTCAGCTGTGCTCTCGCTCCTCTCCTCGGCGTCGGCCGGTCCATCCTTGGTGTCGGCGAGTGGGGAGCGAACCCTAGAGCTTGGGTCCCGGGCCTCCCCTCGCAGCCGTGTGATGTTTCCCTCCAGGAGGCGACGCTGGACGATGCTGTGAGGTTGCTGGAGGGGGGCACAAGAGAAATAGAATAGTCAGACAGGAACATGTGCAAGTGGAAATGGAAGTTGATTTCAGCATTGATGAAAGCTAAGATTCTGAATTAATTCTGATTAAATTTAGTCTTTACAGGGAAAAATACTAAAAGCCCAATAAAATCCACAATAATTAAATAgagttgagtcatttttcagtgAAGTTTCTCTGAGCTGGCAACTGAAGTGAGTCAATTCATTGTGTGTCAAAGAGTAGGCAACATCCTCTTGTCTATCTTCCTTTGCATGCTGAGAGATAATTCGTAGCATTATCTTAATAGACTGTGTCACAGATAGCTTGTGACACACCATGACTCAAGATATATTTAatctaaaagaaacaaaaataagataCAGCGTCTAGGTCGCTGTGTGACGAACATGTCATCATTACCCTTGTGGCTTCAGATCATTTGTACATTCAGGAAAAGTCATTATTTTCTCCCATTATAGTAATAACTGAGCATGTTTATGCACATGCGTTCAGATAAAGTCCGTTCAGGTTAGATTATTCCTACAGTACACAGACAACCAGTGGTATCAGTCTAACTGCTTGATATATCACACAGTTGagttattatttaaaaagaaatgttggCTTGATTATACAAAAACTGATATATTTGCGTATTTAGTATTTAGTTTGGATTGAGCCATTACCCATCGGCATGGAGTACCAGCAAGTAAGATATCTGTTATACATGatgtagctaaatttaagtgTCAGACAAAATatgtctgttttcttctcaAACAAACTGCCAGAAGAATCAGATCAGTCACACAGAACCATCTTTTAAGCCAAAACTTATCATGCTGTGGCAAATGGAGGCTATATTGACTGTAGAGATTTAAGCAAGGCTTTGATATTTCAGAGCCTCCTTCCCTTTTCCCTCTCCCTcatgcccccccaccccctcacaAAATAACAACCATGCAGATTGAAATAGCTAACTTTAGCTTCAGCaaggtaaaaagaaaagcttTCTAATCTTGCTGAAATGAAGGGCACATTATCATGTCATGAAAGCCAATTCAAGGGGCATGGTAACACTTTCAGGTCATCACGGTCAGCACACATCAAAAGATTTCTGCTCTTGTCTTCACTTTACTGAACCAGTCTACTAGCAAAAAACGCACATAGTCTTCTTTATggctacacaaacacaatttcaaCTACATATTGTCTAAGGTACAACATGTATGTGTTATTGTGCCATACATGTcgaataaaaatatgtttatcttGTTCAAGGCGAGACTTCCACTGTTTCCAAAGAACACGTGGCCAGTGATTTGCTGTTCCCTCTGGATCATATAAAAAGCAAATCATATTTAAGCTGCCTGCTCCTCTATAATCACATTGCTGTTCTACCAGCACAGTCTGGGTACAGACTTTCAGACAGCATGCTTTGAAAAGAGCAGTCACCAAACACCAGGCGGTCACTGCTTTAATTAAACACAAAGCATTTGCTTTCCTTTCAAGGTTCACCAAGATGATATACAGCTCAACGGTGTGTCCAAATGAATCAACATGTGTcataaagttaaattaaactaCTGATCAATTGTTGTAAAAAGTGTCAAGAATAAGGAGATTTCAGTGACTAAAAATCAACACATATTTTAGAAATTACAATAATTGCATAGGATCTTTTGGATCAGTTTTGATATATTCAATAAAAAGTTTGTACTTGAAtaccaaatacattttgaaatgttaaaaactaaTCCTGTAGAGGGTGAAACTGTAGAGGATGTCACAATGTCATGGCTTACTTACACTTACTGggatgttaatgttattagtaacacccaGTAAGCGATTTGAGGGAGGATGACAGGGAATGCCGTCCCCCTTGTTGACCAAAATGACCAAATTGCATTTTAACTGGCCACACCCCTCTCCATCCCCTAGTAGCAGAGAGAGTACAAGGGCAGAGGGGTTGTTTAGTTGAAGATGTTAGTCTAGTCTGCCTGACTCATTCAACCTTTATCTGACTAAGGTTTGTGCAAGTTAGAATCTATGGCTCTGCAATATCAGTAgcctaactgtgctgtgtattgataaatccatgGCGCTGTCCCTGGTGCTGAAGTGGCAGACAgattttttctctcagtcctgcctttctgtcagttttgtcttgga
This genomic window from Thunnus maccoyii chromosome 23, fThuMac1.1, whole genome shotgun sequence contains:
- the nrip2 gene encoding nuclear receptor-interacting protein 2; this translates as MSEAKKGELVIRDKAILHQQRRLKQATQFTHKDSADLLPLDGLKRLGTSKDLQPHSIVQRRLLEGNITRLRGEARDPSSRVRSPLADTKDGPADAEERSESTADDSTEERESLEESERSLRSDEEDDSSEAGARQTAEKTEGTESSTLLTALVVQCKCCETEVKASINTGSQHNHISSSCCQRLGLVPSQDSPPCGGTSSVTGLELQLGRQTVQCSAYVKEDEAFELCLGLQTLLELNCCLDLSSRVLKLQGCDEELPFLKPSTDSQCQHDTNENL